The candidate division WOR-3 bacterium DNA window CCGCAGGAAGTCGGGCACTACGATACGCCGGGTTCTGCCATCGGTCTGGCGGTTGCCGGGAGCTATGCCTACGTGGTGGCCCGCGAATCCGGGCTGCGGGTGATCGACATCTCGAATCCGCAGAACCCGCAGGAAGTCGGGCATTACGACACTCCAGACCAAGCGAGTGGTGTAGCCGTCGTCGGGGACTACGCGTATGTGGCGGACTACTGGTCAGGGCTGCGCGTTGTCGACATCTCGAATCCGCAAGACCCGCAGGAAGTCGGGCACTTCGATACGCCGGGTTCCACCCGGAGCCTGGCGGTTGCCGGGGGATATGCGTACGTGGCGGACGGAGGTCCGGGGCTGCGCGTTGTCGACATCTCGGACCCGCGGAACCCGCGGGAAGTAGGGTACTACGACACACCGGGGTATGCCTTTGACGTGGAGTTTGACGGGAGCCGTGCGTACGTGGCGGACTACTGGTCCGGGCTGCAGCTGATCGAGTTCCTCGGCCCAGGAATCGAAGAAATGCGCAGCGGCGAAGTCGGAACGAAGAGCGTCCTGCCTGCAATCATCCGCGGCATCCTGTTCGTTCAACCCTCCCTGCTCTCTCTCCCCGCATCCCTGCACGCTGTTGACGGCCGCAAAGTCCTCGACCTGAAGCCATATGCCAATGACGTGAGCCGACTGGCGCCCGGCGTCTACTTTGTCAGGGCCGAGGGCGCGAGGGCTCGCAGAGTGACCGTGCTGCCGTGAGAGACAGGCCGGTGAAGCGCCCTGAGCCTCGACCTGTGCCTGGCAAGCCGAAGGCGACCCGGTACAGCATCAACACGGAAATCAAGTACGGCCACACGGAAGTAGTGGATGTCCCGGCGATTGTTGCCGGATGCCGGGAAAAGTGGTTCAACCAGACCCTGGTTCGAGTGAACGACAGCGTGGTTCGGGTGGGCATAGTGAAGGGCATATTCCACTGGCACAAGCACGACCGGGATGACGAATTCTTCTTCGTGCTTGCGGGCCGGTTGACCATCGACCTTGAGGACCGAGCCATCAAACTCGGCCCTGGTCAGGGCGTGGTGATTCCGAAGCGGGTCCCGCACCGACCGAGAGCCACCCGGAAAACAGTGATGCTGCTGGTAGAAACCCGGGGAATTGAACCGCGCGGCGACGGACGTAAACCGGCAGTGAACCGGCGCTAGCTCGACAGCTTCACGCCGAGCTTGCGGAGCCCGCGCCGGCCTGGCGGTGTGATATGGAACTCGCGGCCCGACCTTTCCAGCCAGCCCTGCTCGACCAGGGCCGCGGCCAGAAGCGAACCCAGATGAGAGCCGATATGTGCGTAGAACATGCCGGCGTGGCGCTCCACGCAGGCATTGACCTGCTTGCGTCCGCCTGCGTCGAGTTCGTCCACGGGTACTCCGAGCGCGGCCATCTCGCGTCGCCCCTTGGGCGTCACGCGCAGCTCACCGCTGTCGGCACTGATCCAGGCCTTGCGCACCAGAGCGTCGTAGAGGCTCTCGCCGAGCGCGCCGCCGATGTGGTCATAGCAGACTGCTGCCAGTTTCCGAGGACCAACTTTGCTCATACTGCCAGTCCCTTCGCGATTTCGATTGCCCGAACTGCGACCCCTGCCGGGTCAGGCCCGACGAGGAAGAAGAGCGGCTCCTTGCCCCAGCCGCGCGACTCGTAGAAGACCGGCGGCACCCTGCCGCAGGTCGCGACCAAATGCTTCACTTTCCAGGGAATGGAACCCTTGTCCCGCCCAATCAACTCCCTGGGCTCGACCGCCCGGTCGATACTGCCGAACGCCAGCCCTCTGGTGGTGCAGTAGCCCTGCACGTGTTGAGATATCGCCTGGTTCCAGCGGAAGTTGAGACCGGCGCGAATCGACGGGTCGTGCCGGCTGGTTTCAATCACAAGCCTTGCCATATGGTCGGAGACACCGGCGCGGATCGGACCGGATGCTCTGGGCATTCCGGCAACCACGGTTATGCGGCCGTCAATACCCAGGACCTTGCTCGGGTCGTTGACTCCTTCCGGTGCGTAGACGACATTGACCCGCACCTCCGGCACCAGAGCGCTGAACTCCCGACAGCTCTCAAGCATCGCTACCGCTTCCGCCAATCCGCGTTCAGCATTCATCGTTCATCGCTTCGTCTTGATGGCTCCGAAGTACGCGTTCCAGAACGGGTCCACCACCGGATGCACCAGCTTCGTCTCCCGCCCGCGCTCAACCAGCACCATCCCCCGGCGTGTGACCTCGCCGATTGCCGCACAGGGAACATGCCTGCGTCGCAGTGCAGCCAGCACACCATCTGTCTTCTTCGGCCGGCACATAACGATGAGCGTGCCTTCGCTGATCGACTTGTACGGGTCGATACCGTACAGGTCGCAGATCTCTTCCACGCACGGCAACATCGGAATTGCCTCTTTGACGACCCGCACCCCGAACCCGCCGGCCTGGGCCATCTCGTACAGCCCGCCCCAGAGCCCGCACTCGGTCGCGTCGTGCATGGCGGTCACTCCCTTGTCGCGCACGCCCACGCTCACCGCGGCGAGCGCGTCCTCGACCACCGACATCTTCCAGAAGATCTTCTCCGCCTTGCGGGCAAATGCAGCCCCGAACTTCT harbors:
- a CDS encoding cupin domain-containing protein, encoding MPGKPKATRYSINTEIKYGHTEVVDVPAIVAGCREKWFNQTLVRVNDSVVRVGIVKGIFHWHKHDRDDEFFFVLAGRLTIDLEDRAIKLGPGQGVVIPKRVPHRPRATRKTVMLLVETRGIEPRGDGRKPAVNRR
- a CDS encoding ParB/RepB/Spo0J family partition protein, whose amino-acid sequence is MSKVGPRKLAAVCYDHIGGALGESLYDALVRKAWISADSGELRVTPKGRREMAALGVPVDELDAGGRKQVNACVERHAGMFYAHIGSHLGSLLAAALVEQGWLERSGREFHITPPGRRGLRKLGVKLSS
- a CDS encoding phosphomethylpyrimidine kinase → MNAERGLAEAVAMLESCREFSALVPEVRVNVVYAPEGVNDPSKVLGIDGRITVVAGMPRASGPIRAGVSDHMARLVIETSRHDPSIRAGLNFRWNQAISQHVQGYCTTRGLAFGSIDRAVEPRELIGRDKGSIPWKVKHLVATCGRVPPVFYESRGWGKEPLFFLVGPDPAGVAVRAIEIAKGLAV